Genomic window (Deferribacter desulfuricans SSM1):
TTTAGTTACAAAGACCAAATGCACATGCAGAAGAAAAACACAATGCCTACCAGTTCTAATTTTACTTGACTTTTCCATAGACCAATACTATAATATAACAATGATTACATGTCAAGCCTTTAAATTTAAACTCAAGACCAATGAAGAGTTAGAAAACAAGTTCGCCCAATTTGCCGGCTCTTGTAGGTTTGTATGGAATAAAGCTATTGCTTTAATAAAACAAAAGCTTGATATAAAAAAGGTAGATAAAATCATCAATATCCACTTGCCACAATATTACAAAAATACTGCTACTATACCTACCTATAACGAAATGGCGGGAATGCTTAAATTATGGAAACAATCCGAAGAATACGCTTTCTTAAAAGAAGCACATTCTCAAATTCTACAACAAACCTTAAAGGATTTATACAAAGCCATAGACAGTGCTTTTACCAAAGGCAATGGTATATCTTTTCCAGACTTCAGGAAGAAAGGTAAATCGCCAGACAGCTTTAGATATCCTCAAGGCTTTAAGATAAATAACAATAGAATATTTTTACCTAAAATAGGATGGGTTAGGTTTTATAAATCAAGAAACATAGTTGGCAAACCAAAGAATGTAACAGTTAAAAGATACGCCGATGGCTGGTATATAAGCGTAGTTACCGAAAAAGACACATCAATTAAAGAAAATCTATCCAACCCCGTGGGTATAGATGTAGGTGTAAAAAAGATAATCACACTATCCAACGGTTGTTACTTCGAGCCTCTTGATTTAAGTAAATATGAGAAAAAACTAATCAAACTCCAAAGGCAACTCTCGAGAAAACAACACCCTACCAAAAAAGGAGATAAGACACCGTTTTCTAATAATTACAAAAAACACCAAAGAAAAATAGCAAAGATGTGGCTTAAGATAGCAAATGTGAGAAACGATTACCTACATAAAATAACAACAGCCATAGCCAAAAAACACGGCTTTGTGGCTGTAGAGAATTTAAAGGTTAAGAACCTAACCAAATCTGCAAAAGGCACAAAAGACAGCCCCGGACGTAATGTAAAAGCTAAATCAGGCTTAAACAGAAGCATTCTTTCTCGAGCGTGGGGTAGGTTCTTTGAACTGCTTGAGTATAAACTCCAGAGAAATGGGGGGAAACTGGTTAGAGTTGACGCTAAAAACACCTCTATAACCTGTCCTCTATGTGATTACACTAATAAGGAAAACCGCAAAAACCAAGCGGTATTTGTATGCAAAAAGTGTGGTTTTACGTCTAATGCTGATTTGGTAGGTGCGATAAATGTTTTAATGAGAGCGATGAGGAAGGAAAACCTTATAACCCTACCGCAGGGCTTGCGGGAAGTCACGCCTGTGGAGTATGCCAGAGAGTATACGCTGAAGCAGGAACCAGCGGGAAACCGTGAGGGATTACCGCTTCCATCGATAGCGTAGATGGGAATCCTCTTCCTTTAGGGAGAGGAGGAAGTCAATTTTAAAAGATAGATTTACGTATCCTTTACCAATATACTTATAAGGATGTTCAACTTCATTATTATCAATTTCTTTGATAATATGAAACATACCTACAGGATCACTATTTTTTGACTCTGGTTTTTTTGGTTCAAATGTCTTCTGTTCCATAGTTAACACCTCCATTAAGTTATTAATTTACATTGTTAAACTATTTAAATAGCTTAATTTAATAATATAAGGTTCAATTTAATTATTATATTATTAACCTTATATTATGTCTTAATAATAATAATATATCAAATTAATACAAATAAAATAAGTAAAAATTTTAATTAAAATATTATTAAAAAAAGATTGACAATCTATATAATTTTAAATATAATAAATAAAAAATAAATTAATAGAGGTGGTTTATGGAAAAAAGAACACATACATTTGTTAATTTTGGTGTAACATATTTATTAAGTGGAAGTATTTTTCCTGCACTTATATCTACTACAGCTTCTAGAATATTAGATGATTTAGATGTAAAAGTTTCTAATGGTTTAAGTGATAATACAAAATCTTATTTCAGTATTCACAGATTTTCTCACGTATTTTTTTGGTATTTTGTATTTTTGATATTTTTCATATACCCAAAAAGCTTTTTTAACTTTTTTCCTTTTTTATTAAATTCATTTGACTTTATAGGTAACTTAATAAAAAGTTTAGATAACTTCTTTACTCATTTACCTATTATAAATAAATTATATTGGAAATTATATTATTTAGATAAACGTTGGTTTGTTACTAATTTTTTTATTAAAGACATTCATATTAATTATTCAGCAGCTGGATTTTTATCAATTTTAATGTTTTTATACGCAATAAAAGGATTTTCCTTAAAAACAACAATAAAATGGACAATAAGAAAAACATTATTTGTACTTTCAAGTGGTTTTATTAGTATTGCTTTGTTTTTTAAACTGTTTTCTGTAACTATTGATTCTTTAGGGCATCATTTGGTCTACAATATTTACACCAATAGTAATTTAGTTAGAAATTTTTTCAACACTTATACTATTCTTTTCTTCTTTATATTCGGAATAATATTACATATAACTTTAGATATGTTAACTCCATTAGGTATCCCTTGCTTAATAAAACGTAGAAATATTAGTTTTGTACATAATTCTGTATTATCTAAAAAAATCGAGTTAGGATTAATAATTGTTGGGTTGTTAACAACAGGTATTAGTCTATATATAATTTTTAAAACCTGATAATTAATTTGTTATATTAAAATAAAAGAAATAATATTATAGTTTAAAAGATGAATACAAACATAATAAATTTATATGAAAAGCTAAACCGATTATTGTTAAATATTGATCAATTACTTACTATAAAAGAATATAAATCTGATATTTATTTAAACTTTATAAAAAATAATACTTCTAAAATTTGGAAAGTTTTTTTTGAAAATATTACTACTAAGAACTCTTATGAAACATATTTAGAATTCCTGGAAAATAATGAAAATTTCCATAATATTTTACATAATAATTTACAGTATAGATTTAATGTTATTTCTGGTAAACAAACTTATTTTATAGATATAACAAATACATTCTTACTACTTTACTTTTACAACAATTATTCTTTAAATGATTTAATAGAAAGACCAATACTGATAGAAAAAAATCTAAATTACATGTTGGAAAATATTCCTTACTATGTTTATAGTTATAGTATGGAACACTTTTTTCCAAATTTTTTTAGTCCAGTAATAATAACAATTAAACATAAAAACGCTTTCTTTGAACTGCCTTTTATAGATAAACAAACCAAAGATTTTTTAAGTAAAATATATTCAGATATATTTCAAAAAGTTTTATTGAATAATCAATTAGTTGAACAACTAAAAAGTACATTAGATTTTATTAATGAATCTTATAATTTACAAGTTCTTTTACCTAATTTAAACAATATAAATTATTTTGATTTTAAAGATAATAAAATAATTTACTATATAAATGACCAAGAAGCATTTTTAATTTCAGATAATAAAATAACAATATCAGAAACTTTTGCAAAAATCAGACCTACTCTAACATATTTGGATTTTTTAAATGCCAGTCTAGCATTACAAAACAACAAACAAATTATTTATTTTTGTACGAATATACTTATATATGAAAAACTAAAATATATCTTTGAAAAAGAAACTATTTCCTTGGAACAAATATCACATAATTATTTCATATCAATTTTAGATAAAATTTTTATTTAATATATTTTTGAAATATTTTTTCTGGATAATGGTAATAATATCCTTGAAAATAAGTATCAATATTATAGTTTTTATTAATCAAAAGTAAATTATCCATCATTTCTTGATTTTCTATACCTTCAAAAATTAATTTGGCTTTAGTAGACTGTGCTAATTGACAAAAATGATTAAAAAGACTTTTTAAATATAAATTATTATGATCTAAAGTTAAAGATTGAACTAAATGCTTATCTATTTTAATTATATCAGGTTTAAGATCATTTATAATATTATAATTAAAAAAACCATTTCCAAAATCATCTAAAGCAATTAAGAAATCCAAATCTTTTCTTAGATTTGACACTTCTTTAATTATTTGATTATTAATTGTTTCGTATTCAACAAATTCTAAAACCAATTTTAAATTAGATTTTTTCCGTTCTATAAAATCTATAACATAAGCTAACAAATTAGAAATAATGTTTATATTTTTTGCTAAAAAATTTCTAGGAAATATATTAATATGCAAATACTTAAGACCAGGACATTGATTAATCAAGTTATCTAAATTCTCAAAAAGATAGCTCGCAACTAACTTAGTTACTTTTCTATCAAAATCAAATAGAATTGAGTTACCTATTTCACGTATATCTTTGAAAAATTGACCTTTGTAATTATTAGGAATATCTAAAGATGATAAAAATTCTATACCTATTACATCTAAGTTTTTTAACAACATATCTTCTGAAAAATTTAATTTATAAATATATTGTTTGTTTAAAATCATATCTTTTGTCATATACAACGAACGTATTAAATTATATTGTAATATACTTCTAATGTAATGCCAATTATTAGATGCTTGTACATTATTAAGTAAATTTAAATAATAGTCAGTATTATTTATAACTACTGGAGTTAAAAATATACTATAATTTTTTGTTTCTAATAAAACTTTATCAAATATTTCGTTAAAATGAACAAAATAATCATAATTGTTTTGATATTTTAAAACACATAAACTGTTATAGTTCGTAGCAGTATTCTTAATAGGATAAATTTCATAAACAAAATTTTTAAATAAATTATAATTTTCTATTAAATAGAAATAAGGAATATCAGAAATAAAATTAAAATATATATGATCTAAATCAGTAATAGGTTTATCCACAGTTGTATTTATAACCATATAACCTCTTTAAAAATTATATTTTTGTTATACACTAACCTATAATATTATATAACTAATCGTATCAAAAAATGATAATTTTTTTTATAATTTTTATAAAAATAATCTTTATTTATTGATTGATAATTTAATTGTTATTATTATAACTTTATTTAGTTTGTGATTAATAATTAACATTCTAAAAATAATAACATATAGGTTTATATAGAAATACAAAATCTCTCACTTAATTTATATTTATAATAATTTAACCTACAAAATATAACACTGTTTCACGTGAAACAAAATTTCTAACAACAGCAATAAATTATAATTTATCAATTATTTTTTAGATTTATATAAAATAATATATTCCACTTTTCTATATTTATTACGCTCATATTTATAATTAATTTTATGACTTAATAAATCAGTTTGATTAATTTCATTGATACTTTTTTCTATAATAAATCTACAGAAATTCCTGTTGTTTAAAAAAACCGAATTATCTAATGTTAAAAGCTTTCTTAAAGTAGATAATTTGTACTTTATAACTGCCCTATTCTTAAATATAACTTTTGTCAGTAAATAGAATCTAAAGCTATAAAAGCTTTTAAATGAATTAAGAACTAAAACAGGTATTTCGATATTATAATTATATTTAGTTACAATCTCATGGATCTTTTTGTTAACATAATAAAGAATATAATCCTTTCTTATAAAAATACCGTAAAAAATCTTTTTACTATTGTCTTTATAATCTAATCTAATGTGTTCTAATGGCCTTTGATAGTTTTTTAGATAACGTAAAGATTCCTTTTTAAATTTATATCTATTCAATAATGTGGTTTTAGGCAATTTATCACTATTATCAATACTATTGAAATAATTATCAATCAAACATAACAGTAATTTATAAGCATTAATCGACTTAACAAAAACTTCCCTATTATCACCAGATTTAAACCCTAGATTGTAAATAAATAAAGTTGAAACTTTCAATCTATCCATATCTAATTATTAATAAGACTTCATTAAATGTCAATAATTAATCAATTATTAATTATCTACTTATAAATATTAATTAATTACAATTATAATATTATTAATGAAATAACAACTAAGCTAAAAGATTGGCTTTAGTTATTTTTTAAAATAATTTTAAAACAAAAACCTAAAATTACACTCTTATTTTTTTATTTATTCACATATTTACGTGTGAATAAGAAAATTTGATTACTAAATAAGTCAAGTTATTTTTATTTATAAATATAATTAATAAGCTATAACATACCTAAGAATGCATAAGAAGTATCTATTCATAGATGAATAAACATATATATTCACGGATAATTTTCCACAAACAAGGAAAAATTATATTGCATAACTATTATATTATTTGCATATAGTAAATAAAACATTGCATATATTATGTACAAAACTACATAAAAGAATTTCATACTTATTGCATTTAATACTTTTTATTTCCATATGCAATAAACGCAAAAATATATGCAATATAAAAAATATATATGCAATAGATCTAAAAAGGAAATAATTACTTAATAAAAAAGAAAAACAAGCAAACTTATCCACATATACACAGCAATATAATATTATTGTGTTTAAAAAACAAAATACAATAAAACAAAAACAATTAAACAACATTCAAAACAGTGCAAAAATAATATTGCATTTGCTTTAAAAATATTATTAATGCAAATAAAAACATTGTATTTGACAATATATGTATAACATAGACACTATATATACAAACTTAATTACATAAAATTTTATAATAAATCTCTTAAGTAATTAAAATGCAAATAGATACAAAACAAAAAATATTTGCATATACTTATAGAAAAATCTAAATGCAAAAAAATAAATTGCATATAGATATAAATGCAAGATTATTTATTGCATATACAGTATAATCAATATCAACTGCAAACAAAAAATAATCTATGCAATAAAAATATATGAAGTTAACTATTGCATTTATTCGATAATATCTTTAAATGCAATAAATTATATTGCATTTGCTTATAATTTAACTACTCTGAATTTAATAAAAATTAACAAATACAATTTAAAAATTTAAATAATTATTTCACACCTTTTGCATATATACTGCATATTTTAGTTAATGCAATAAAATATATTGCATTATTATATTAATCAACCTTATGCAATTGCATACAAACTATATGCAAAATTATATATTGCATAAAAAACTTGTTTTTTAGAATTTTTATGCTATACTTTACTAAAATAACATATAACAGGTATAGCTATGAATGAAAATATAGAAAATACACCTGAAATACCTGAAATTATCAAAATAAAATGCGAAGGAATAGAAGCTTTATTTCAAAAATATATAACAAAACTCGCAGATCCTCTAAATGATGAAAGAAATAAAAATAATTTCAGTATTATGGATATTTCTGCTTTAGCTAACATTAAAATTGATTGCATATATAAACAAGAAAACAATGAAGAAATCTATAATCTTATACTACATATAAATCCAACAATATATAAAAAACTAAATAATGACACTGAAAAGAAAAAAAGAATTATCGATATAATAGAATTTATCTTAAATAGAATTAAACAAGCATTTAATATTGAAAAAATAAACTTTCAAATTGAACAACAAATTTCCTATGAACAAATATTAGAGCCTAAAAATACTTTAATCATAAATGGTATAAAGGGAACCCCTCAATATACATTTGATAATTTTATCGTAGATACTAGTAATGAATTAGCATATCACTATATTAAAAATATTGCCGAAAACAAACTACGAGATGGACTAACAGTTTTATTATATGGTCCTACTGGTTTAGGTAAATCTCATTTATTACATGCAATGATAAATGAAATGAAACAACATTATGAAGGAGTAGTAAATTTTTATACAGGAGAAATCTTTTTTAGCGAAGTAATGGATGCATTTCGTAAAAAAGAAACATACATATTTAGAGAACAACAAATTGAAGCTGATATGCTAATTATAGACGACTTACATTTTGCTTTAAAAAAAGCAAATGAAGGATTTATTAGTTTTTATAACAATATATTAAATGAACGAATTAACAGACAGAAATGGACACTACTTACAACTGATAGACACCCTGAAGATTATATTTTTGATATAGTTAATGATACTGTAAAAGAATACTATGAAACACTTATTCAAAATAATACTGATATTCAAACCTTAAACTTATATATTCCAGTAAGAGATGGAACTACAATAAAATACAAACTCCATGCAAGTTTTGTATCAAGACTTTTAAGTGGAATGGTATTAGAAATTGTAAAACCAACCTTTATGGCAAAAAAAAGATTTTTCTGGAGTAGATTATCAAGTAAATATTTAAATAAAGACTATAGATTAACAGAAGAAGAAAATAGACTAATAGATATTTTTATATCTGAAGTTTCTAGTGATTTTAGATATCTAAATGGTATAGTTAATAAAGTTGGTTTTCGTATTTTAAATGAAAAAATAAGTCTTAAAGAAGCTTTAATTCAATCAATAAAAGATTACTCTAACTTTGAAATTGATGATATTATAGTTAACAGACATGTTGAAGAAAAAAGTCTAAAATTAATTATAGAAAAATTATTAAATGGCTTACCTTATACTTATGAAAGATTATTTTCAACAAAGCGAATTAATCCAGAACTAAAGAAAATAAGAGATCTAATTTTTTATATACTAATGGAAAAATATTTTTATAAACAGAAACAGTTAGCTCAAGTTTTCAATACAGATATAACCACAATCTGGAGAGCCAGAAAAAATATTGAAAAAATAATAGAAAAACAACAAGACGAAGAAACTATCAAACTTTATAATAAATTAATAAATAATGTATATAATTAAATAAAAAGAGAGGATCAGGATGGAAAAATTTGTACTTTCAGTAGCGTCACATAAGGGTGGGGTAGGGAAGACAACTTTATGTTTTGAATTACCATTTTTATTATTAGAGAGAGGTTATAAAAATATACTAATAATAGATCTTGATCCTCAAGCTAATTTATCTGAAAAGTTTATTGATGACGAAGAAGTGAAAAGTAAACTATCAGTATCTGAATTTTTAAATTATGTAAATGAACATGAATTTACAAAAGATATGATGATAACAGCTTTACAATTATTGGATGAAATAATTATAAAATACCCTTTTAAAAAAGACATTATTAGTGTTATCGGTTCTAACTTAACTTTAAGCAAAGTAAAATTAAAAATGCAAAATAACACAAATATTATTTTCAGAATTAAAGAAATTACGTCTATATTTTTTAAGGATTATGATGCTGTAATTATTGATTTACCACCTAGTGTTGAATTTTTAACTATACTGGCTTTATCCATATCCACTCATTTTATTATTCCAACTACCTTAGATAGAGATTCTATCCAGGGTATTGATGACATATTATCCTTATATAATGAAATTCATAGATTTTATAATAAAAATCTTTCATTTGTAGGAATTATACCAACACTCGTAGATAATAGAACTTTAATAGATAAACATTTAAAAACAGCATTAAGAGAAGGCTATGCTAATAAAGTATTTCAATCCCAAATTAGTAGATCAACCAAAATAAGAGAATCGCTATCTTTTAAAAAATATATTGGTGAAATGTATTCTCAAAACGAAAAAATAATCCAGGAATTAAATCTTTTTACTGATGAATTATTAACTAAAATAAAAAATAGTAATAAAAATAGAGTAGGGCAGGTCAGTTAAAATGAGTAAGAAGAAAAAATATGAAGATTTGCTGAAAGATAAATCTTTATTTAAAAAAAATACAGCTTCTGGTTTGTTATCAAAAGATGCTAATTATAGAATTACCTTTGAAGATAAAAAATATTTTCAAGATGATATACCTATAGCTAAGATAAATATAAAACCACAAGTAAGACAAAAAATAGATACAGACTCTGAAAGCTATAGAGAGCTTGTAGAGAGTATTAGAAGAAGAGGGGTATTACAACCTATAATTGTAGTAAAAAGCGTTGAGAATGGAGAATACGAACTTGTAAGTGGAGAAAGAAGAGTAACCGCAGCTAAAGAATGTAGATATGAATTTATACCAGCTGTAATTTTTGAAGATTTAACGGAATCTGACATATTAGAAATTCAATTAATAGAAAATTTACAAAGAGAAGATTTAACCACATTTGAAAAAGCATTAGGATTAAAAACTTTAGCTGAAAAAATGTTTAAAGTGGACACTATTGATGAGCTAATTAAATTGTTATCAAATAAATTATTTTCCAAAAATAATAACTCTACTTCCACAGTGGAAGTGGACACAAATTATTCAATAAATTTACGTCAAATATATCGTTATGTGTTATTATTTGCTTTTCCTGAAGATTGTATTGAATTAGTTAAAAATAGTTCTAAATTTCCTGTAAGAGTTTTTGATATACTTTATAAATATAAAAATCATCCTGAAATAACTAATATTTTTAAATTAATAGCTGAAGGTAAATTAAACTCGACAAATTTAAATACATTTTTAAATAAATTAGATTCAAATATAAATAAAGAAGAACCAGCTAAAAAGAAAAGAATTAGAATTTATAACAAACTTAAAAAAATTGATACTAACTTTGATGAACTATTAAAAGATGATTTAATTGTTAAAGATAAAAATAAAGCTGAAGAAATTATTAAACAAATAGAATATAAATTAAATCGTTTAAAAGAGAAATTATTCTCAAAATAAAATTCTCTTAAATTATCTTAAAATATAGTTACTAAAATATGATTATTAAGTGGACACTTTAAAAAATCGTATAATTTTTTATTAATAAAAGAAATTTTAACTATCATATTGGTTACTTCCACAGTGGAAGTGGACACTTTTTCTAATTAAATTAAAATAAGTAAAAATATATTAATTTATATTATAAAGTTGTATTAAAAAATATTAAATATATCAATATATTATAAGTGTTTTTACTTAAAAATACAGTATATTATATGAAAAATAAGAAAATAAAAACAAAAATAAAAATATATGAATAATAATAAAATTAAAAAACAGATATTTAAAATTTGTATAGAGTAAAATAAAGTAAGGAGGTGCAGTATGAATAAAACAATTAATACAATAAGAATATTTTCCCAGTGAATGATTTTAATTTGTATAAAGAAGATTTTAAAAATAATCAGTAGAACTCTCTCAGAAGCTATAGTTTCGATTCTGAGCGATTTTTTATGCTACCCTATTTTTCCTATTAGACAAATTAAAAAAATGCGTTAGAAAGCAAATGAGGGCTTTATAATAAAAAGCCTACCTGACAAAGGTAGGCTATCATCAGGGGGTTAGAAAAAATCAATCATTAAAGAAACAATTTGCAAACTTTGTTTTTATATGATTTAGCTACATTTGCTATACCCACAATCTTTACAGGTATAGCAACCTCTGATCCCAGATTTTTCAATATTAGTACTACCACAATTATCGCATTCTTCTAAAATATCTGATTCATATTCATTAAACTTATAATTTTCATTATTTTCTGGACCGTTTGTTCCATTGCCATTTGTAAACTGAATAATTTTTTCTGGTTGATTAAATTTAATATCAACTATTGGTTTTGCATATTCATATACATGTTTAAAGAAATCCTTGTATCTTTTATGTAAACTTAATACATATCCAATTGCATCTGGTAATGATTTAATCATTTTAGATTGATCATCTTCTAATATGTAATTATAGGTTGGTGTCTGACCAGAAATTCCAGATAAAGAATCTATAATTGATTCTGGACTTAATCCTACTCGTAACCACTGAGATATTAACCTTCCTAAAGCTTCTGCTTGTGCTGATGTATTACTACCTGATTTACCTGTAGTAATTATACATTCAAAAGGATTACCTTTATTATCATAATTAATAGTAATTAATACTTTAGAAGGACCAATTTTAATTTCTCTTGTTAATCCAAATAGTATTTGTGGACGTTCTTTTTTTATTAAAACGTTTGGTATTTGAACTTCAGTATTTGTATTTTCTTGACTAATTTCCGAAGATGTATGTTTTTTTGGTTGTTCAATAACTGTTGTTTTATTCTTTTGGGATTTATAATATTCTAAATAAGCCTTCTCATCATAATTAAATTTCTTTGTAAATAAATCTATATCTATAGTGTTTAATACTTGTACACCTTTACTTTTATCACGATAAACAGTAATTCCTTTACAGTTTAGTTCCATGGCTTTTAAATAGATATTTGCAATATCCTCTTCTGTAGCAGTTTCAGGTAAATTAATAGTCTTACTTACAGCTGATTCAACATATTCTTGCCATTTGCTTTGAATTTTAAGATGCCAATCAGGTGAAATATCCATAGCTGTTTTAACATATTCTGGTATATTATTTTTAT
Coding sequences:
- a CDS encoding RNA-guided endonuclease InsQ/TnpB family protein, whose amino-acid sequence is MITCQAFKFKLKTNEELENKFAQFAGSCRFVWNKAIALIKQKLDIKKVDKIINIHLPQYYKNTATIPTYNEMAGMLKLWKQSEEYAFLKEAHSQILQQTLKDLYKAIDSAFTKGNGISFPDFRKKGKSPDSFRYPQGFKINNNRIFLPKIGWVRFYKSRNIVGKPKNVTVKRYADGWYISVVTEKDTSIKENLSNPVGIDVGVKKIITLSNGCYFEPLDLSKYEKKLIKLQRQLSRKQHPTKKGDKTPFSNNYKKHQRKIAKMWLKIANVRNDYLHKITTAIAKKHGFVAVENLKVKNLTKSAKGTKDSPGRNVKAKSGLNRSILSRAWGRFFELLEYKLQRNGGKLVRVDAKNTSITCPLCDYTNKENRKNQAVFVCKKCGFTSNADLVGAINVLMRAMRKENLITLPQGLREVTPVEYAREYTLKQEPAGNREGLPLPSIA
- a CDS encoding EAL domain-containing protein, which encodes MVINTTVDKPITDLDHIYFNFISDIPYFYLIENYNLFKNFVYEIYPIKNTATNYNSLCVLKYQNNYDYFVHFNEIFDKVLLETKNYSIFLTPVVINNTDYYLNLLNNVQASNNWHYIRSILQYNLIRSLYMTKDMILNKQYIYKLNFSEDMLLKNLDVIGIEFLSSLDIPNNYKGQFFKDIREIGNSILFDFDRKVTKLVASYLFENLDNLINQCPGLKYLHINIFPRNFLAKNINIISNLLAYVIDFIERKKSNLKLVLEFVEYETINNQIIKEVSNLRKDLDFLIALDDFGNGFFNYNIINDLKPDIIKIDKHLVQSLTLDHNNLYLKSLFNHFCQLAQSTKAKLIFEGIENQEMMDNLLLINKNYNIDTYFQGYYYHYPEKIFQKYIK
- a CDS encoding replication initiation protein produces the protein MDRLKVSTLFIYNLGFKSGDNREVFVKSINAYKLLLCLIDNYFNSIDNSDKLPKTTLLNRYKFKKESLRYLKNYQRPLEHIRLDYKDNSKKIFYGIFIRKDYILYYVNKKIHEIVTKYNYNIEIPVLVLNSFKSFYSFRFYLLTKVIFKNRAVIKYKLSTLRKLLTLDNSVFLNNRNFCRFIIEKSINEINQTDLLSHKINYKYERNKYRKVEYIILYKSKK
- a CDS encoding DnaA ATPase domain-containing protein; amino-acid sequence: MNENIENTPEIPEIIKIKCEGIEALFQKYITKLADPLNDERNKNNFSIMDISALANIKIDCIYKQENNEEIYNLILHINPTIYKKLNNDTEKKKRIIDIIEFILNRIKQAFNIEKINFQIEQQISYEQILEPKNTLIINGIKGTPQYTFDNFIVDTSNELAYHYIKNIAENKLRDGLTVLLYGPTGLGKSHLLHAMINEMKQHYEGVVNFYTGEIFFSEVMDAFRKKETYIFREQQIEADMLIIDDLHFALKKANEGFISFYNNILNERINRQKWTLLTTDRHPEDYIFDIVNDTVKEYYETLIQNNTDIQTLNLYIPVRDGTTIKYKLHASFVSRLLSGMVLEIVKPTFMAKKRFFWSRLSSKYLNKDYRLTEEENRLIDIFISEVSSDFRYLNGIVNKVGFRILNEKISLKEALIQSIKDYSNFEIDDIIVNRHVEEKSLKLIIEKLLNGLPYTYERLFSTKRINPELKKIRDLIFYILMEKYFYKQKQLAQVFNTDITTIWRARKNIEKIIEKQQDEETIKLYNKLINNVYN
- a CDS encoding ParA family protein codes for the protein MEKFVLSVASHKGGVGKTTLCFELPFLLLERGYKNILIIDLDPQANLSEKFIDDEEVKSKLSVSEFLNYVNEHEFTKDMMITALQLLDEIIIKYPFKKDIISVIGSNLTLSKVKLKMQNNTNIIFRIKEITSIFFKDYDAVIIDLPPSVEFLTILALSISTHFIIPTTLDRDSIQGIDDILSLYNEIHRFYNKNLSFVGIIPTLVDNRTLIDKHLKTALREGYANKVFQSQISRSTKIRESLSFKKYIGEMYSQNEKIIQELNLFTDELLTKIKNSNKNRVGQVS
- a CDS encoding ParB/RepB/Spo0J family partition protein, translated to MSKKKKYEDLLKDKSLFKKNTASGLLSKDANYRITFEDKKYFQDDIPIAKINIKPQVRQKIDTDSESYRELVESIRRRGVLQPIIVVKSVENGEYELVSGERRVTAAKECRYEFIPAVIFEDLTESDILEIQLIENLQREDLTTFEKALGLKTLAEKMFKVDTIDELIKLLSNKLFSKNNNSTSTVEVDTNYSINLRQIYRYVLLFAFPEDCIELVKNSSKFPVRVFDILYKYKNHPEITNIFKLIAEGKLNSTNLNTFLNKLDSNINKEEPAKKKRIRIYNKLKKIDTNFDELLKDDLIVKDKNKAEEIIKQIEYKLNRLKEKLFSK